From one Actinomyces sp. Marseille-P3109 genomic stretch:
- a CDS encoding PTS mannose/fructose/sorbose transporter subunit IIC, with translation MQDINLIQIILVTLVAFVAGMASVLDERQFHRPLVACTLTGIAMGNPTVGIMVGGSLELLALGWMNVGAAMAPDAALASTVSTVIAIASLGDASSTKGAIAAAIGVAVPLAIAGQALTIFVRTIAIFFAHQADRFAEQANYRGIAVMHFTALGLQGLRVAIPTAAVAALASGDTVKNALDMIPKVITDGLNIAGGFIVVVGYAMVINMMKARKLMPFFFLGFIFATFATTYGGKATIGDHSKGIDKWVIDLAPNGATLVALGILGACLAVIYVQLNPEFHDSVRLPAASSPAAGGGSGNDLDDDLDDELD, from the coding sequence GTGCAAGACATCAACCTGATCCAGATCATTCTGGTCACGCTCGTGGCGTTCGTCGCGGGCATGGCCAGCGTCCTGGACGAGCGGCAGTTCCACCGCCCGCTCGTCGCCTGCACCCTGACCGGTATCGCTATGGGCAACCCCACCGTCGGCATCATGGTCGGTGGCTCCCTGGAGCTCCTCGCCCTGGGCTGGATGAACGTCGGCGCCGCCATGGCGCCCGACGCCGCGCTGGCCTCCACCGTCTCCACGGTCATCGCCATCGCCTCGTTGGGTGACGCCTCCTCCACCAAGGGCGCCATCGCCGCCGCCATCGGCGTGGCCGTTCCGCTGGCCATCGCCGGTCAGGCCCTGACGATCTTCGTGCGAACGATCGCCATCTTCTTCGCCCACCAGGCGGATCGCTTCGCCGAGCAGGCCAACTACCGCGGCATCGCCGTCATGCACTTCACCGCCCTGGGCCTCCAGGGTCTGCGCGTGGCCATCCCGACCGCTGCTGTGGCGGCCCTCGCCTCCGGTGACACGGTGAAGAACGCCCTCGACATGATCCCGAAGGTCATCACCGACGGGCTCAACATCGCCGGTGGCTTCATCGTCGTCGTCGGTTACGCGATGGTCATCAACATGATGAAGGCGCGCAAGCTCATGCCCTTCTTCTTCCTGGGCTTCATCTTCGCCACCTTCGCCACCACCTACGGCGGCAAGGCCACGATCGGCGACCACAGCAAGGGCATCGACAAGTGGGTCATCGACCTCGCCCCCAACGGTGCCACCCTCGTGGCACTGGGCATCCTGGGAGCCTGCCTGGCCGTCATCTACGTCCAGCTCAACCCCGAGTTCCACGACTCCGTGCGTCTGCCCGCCGCCTCCTCGCCCGCGGCCGGTGGCGGCTCCGGCAACGACCTGGATGACGACCTCGACGACGAGCTCGACTGA
- a CDS encoding PTS system mannose/fructose/N-acetylgalactosamine-transporter subunit IIB → MDVKLLRIDSRLVHGQVANNWAGSLGAEAILAVSDGAANDELRKTLMLQTGGGKVKVHVLGVEKAARVYKNPKYENLKAVIVVETPADIVRLLDLGIKVDDVNVGGMTFKQGTSQVSQAVYASPEDVEAFKEIDSRGIKQYIQQVPSTASSDLMGALKDKGLL, encoded by the coding sequence ATGGATGTCAAGCTCCTGCGTATCGATTCCCGCCTGGTTCACGGACAGGTCGCCAACAACTGGGCCGGGTCCCTTGGAGCCGAGGCCATCCTCGCCGTCTCCGACGGCGCCGCCAACGACGAGCTGCGCAAGACCCTCATGCTGCAGACCGGAGGCGGCAAGGTGAAGGTCCACGTGCTGGGCGTCGAGAAGGCCGCCCGCGTCTACAAGAACCCCAAGTACGAGAACCTCAAGGCCGTCATCGTCGTCGAGACCCCGGCCGACATCGTCCGACTCCTGGACCTGGGCATCAAGGTCGACGACGTCAACGTCGGCGGCATGACCTTCAAGCAGGGCACCAGCCAGGTCTCCCAGGCCGTCTACGCCAGCCCCGAGGACGTCGAGGCCTTCAAGGAGATCGACTCGCGCGGCATCAAGCAGTACATCCAGCAGGTGCCCTCCACCGCGAGCTCCGACCTCATGGGGGCCCTCAAGGACAAGGGCCTGCTCTGA
- a CDS encoding PTS system mannose/fructose/sorbose family transporter subunit IID, producing the protein MTTETAPATSEKMLTTRDLRRMYWRSTFLLGSFNFERMQAMGFCYTLMPAIRKFYRDDKTAQAAALKRHLEFYNTHPWVSSVVFGVTAAMEEQKSKGEDISEETITSVKVGLMGPLAGVGDPIFWGTARPVLAALGASLALNGSIVGPLLFFVGINLLRVLTRWYGIKFGYERGTEMVTEVGGGQLKKITQMAAIMGLFVMGALVSKWTSIKFPAVVSSVKNDDGIVTDTTVQSILDQLLPGLAALGLTFLCMWLLNKKVNALWIILGMFAVGIAGAATGFLGL; encoded by the coding sequence ATGACTACTGAAACCGCTCCGGCGACGTCGGAGAAGATGCTCACCACCCGCGACCTGCGCCGGATGTACTGGCGCTCCACCTTCTTGCTCGGCTCCTTCAACTTCGAGCGCATGCAGGCCATGGGCTTCTGCTACACGCTCATGCCGGCCATCCGGAAGTTCTACCGCGATGACAAGACGGCCCAGGCGGCCGCCCTCAAGCGGCACTTGGAGTTCTACAACACCCATCCCTGGGTCTCCTCGGTCGTCTTCGGCGTCACCGCCGCCATGGAGGAGCAGAAGTCCAAGGGCGAGGACATCTCCGAGGAGACGATCACCTCGGTCAAGGTCGGTCTCATGGGGCCGCTGGCCGGTGTCGGTGACCCCATTTTCTGGGGAACCGCCCGCCCCGTCCTGGCGGCACTGGGTGCCTCCCTGGCCCTCAACGGATCGATCGTCGGCCCGCTGCTGTTCTTCGTCGGCATCAATCTCCTGCGCGTTCTCACCCGCTGGTACGGCATTAAGTTCGGCTACGAGCGCGGTACTGAGATGGTCACTGAGGTCGGCGGCGGCCAGCTCAAGAAGATCACCCAGATGGCCGCCATCATGGGTCTGTTCGTCATGGGTGCCCTGGTCTCCAAGTGGACCTCCATCAAGTTCCCGGCGGTGGTCTCCTCGGTGAAGAACGATGACGGGATCGTCACCGACACCACCGTTCAGTCCATCCTCGACCAGCTGCTGCCCGGCCTGGCGGCGCTGGGGCTGACCTTCCTGTGCATGTGGCTGCTCAACAAGAAGGTCAACGCCCTGTGGATCATCCTGGGCATGTTCGCCGTCGGTATCGCAGGAGCCGCCACCGGCTTCCTGGGACTGTGA
- a CDS encoding PTS sugar transporter subunit IIA — protein sequence MASLVIAAHGHLAEGLVASSAMIVGPSDDVVAVTFDPSEGPDDLLAKYAAAVEASPSQEHLILVDLFGGSPYNAAARFAAGRDDADVVTGVNLPMVIEVLSRRLAGAGLAELVEAARTSATDGVKVLSEVFTPAPTTSDDEGDEL from the coding sequence ATGGCTTCCCTGGTCATAGCCGCTCACGGACACCTGGCTGAAGGCCTTGTCGCCTCCTCCGCGATGATCGTCGGCCCCAGTGACGACGTCGTCGCCGTCACCTTCGACCCCTCCGAGGGGCCCGACGACCTGCTGGCGAAGTACGCTGCCGCGGTCGAGGCGTCTCCCAGCCAGGAGCACCTCATCCTCGTCGACCTCTTCGGCGGCAGCCCCTACAACGCCGCGGCCCGTTTCGCGGCGGGGCGCGATGACGCCGACGTCGTCACCGGCGTCAACCTGCCCATGGTCATCGAGGTCCTGTCCCGTCGTCTCGCCGGCGCCGGGCTCGCCGAGCTCGTTGAGGCCGCCCGGACGTCCGCCACTGACGGCGTCAAGGTCCTCTCCGAGGTCTTCACCCCTGCACCCACCACTTCTGACGATGAAGGAGACGAGCTCTGA